One segment of Segatella copri DNA contains the following:
- the trkA gene encoding Trk system potassium transporter TrkA, with amino-acid sequence MKIIIAGAYAIGTHLARLLSRSNEEITLIDESEERLASIGSDCDLLTMLGKPTSLHILRDAGVADADLFIAVTPVESTNITASILAKNLGAKRTVARVDNPEYMDQQAQEFFKELGISKLIYPEMLAAVDINNGLKMSWVRQRWDVHDGALVMLGIKLREGCEILNEPLKNISGPNDPYHVVAIKRGSDTIIPGGNDELKLYDLAYFMTTRNYIPYIRKIVGKEHYVDVKNVMIMGGGRTAVRAVKKMPEYMECKIIEMSEERCEYLNDILDENKTLIIHGDGRDIPLLVEEGIRSTQAFVALTGNAETNILACLTAKRMGVRKTVAAVENVDYVSMAESLDIGTIINKKMIAASYIYQMMLDADVMNVRFLMSANADVAEFIAKEGSKVTQKPVKELGMPIGVTIGGLVRGEEGMLVSGNTQIEPGDSVMVFCHNINMKKIEKYFI; translated from the coding sequence ATGAAAATAATCATAGCTGGCGCATATGCCATAGGTACTCACCTGGCGAGACTCCTGTCACGCAGCAATGAAGAGATTACGCTCATCGATGAAAGCGAAGAGCGCCTGGCAAGCATTGGCTCCGACTGCGACCTGCTCACCATGCTGGGCAAGCCTACCAGTCTTCACATCTTACGCGATGCGGGGGTTGCAGATGCCGACCTCTTCATTGCCGTTACTCCGGTAGAAAGTACCAACATCACAGCTAGCATCCTTGCCAAGAACCTGGGTGCCAAAAGAACGGTGGCCCGTGTGGATAATCCGGAATATATGGATCAGCAGGCTCAGGAATTCTTCAAAGAATTAGGTATCAGCAAACTGATTTATCCGGAGATGCTCGCAGCCGTAGATATCAATAACGGACTGAAAATGAGTTGGGTACGCCAACGCTGGGATGTACACGACGGCGCACTCGTCATGCTCGGCATCAAACTGCGCGAAGGATGCGAGATACTGAACGAACCGCTCAAGAACATCAGCGGTCCTAACGACCCATACCACGTGGTAGCCATCAAGCGAGGCAGCGATACCATCATCCCTGGCGGTAACGACGAGCTGAAACTCTACGACCTCGCCTACTTCATGACCACCCGCAACTATATCCCATATATCCGCAAGATTGTAGGCAAGGAGCACTATGTGGATGTGAAGAACGTGATGATTATGGGTGGCGGACGCACAGCCGTAAGAGCCGTGAAGAAGATGCCGGAATATATGGAATGCAAGATTATCGAGATGAGCGAGGAGCGCTGCGAATATCTCAACGATATTCTCGATGAGAACAAGACGCTCATCATTCATGGTGACGGACGCGACATTCCGCTACTCGTAGAAGAAGGTATCCGCAGTACCCAGGCCTTCGTGGCACTGACCGGTAACGCCGAAACCAATATTCTGGCCTGTCTTACCGCCAAGAGAATGGGTGTGCGCAAGACGGTGGCTGCCGTAGAAAACGTAGACTACGTGAGCATGGCAGAGAGTCTGGATATCGGTACCATCATCAACAAGAAGATGATTGCCGCCAGCTACATCTACCAGATGATGCTTGATGCTGACGTGATGAACGTGAGATTCCTGATGAGCGCTAACGCCGATGTGGCTGAGTTTATAGCCAAAGAAGGTTCGAAGGTAACCCAAAAACCGGTGAAGGAACTCGGCATGCCTATCGGTGTAACCATCGGTGGACTGGTTCGCGGTGAAGAAGGAATGCTCGTTTCGGGTAATACACAGATAGAACCGGGCGACTCGGTGATGGTTTTCTGCCACAACATCAACATGAAGAAAATTGAGAAATACTTCATCTAA
- the dxs gene encoding 1-deoxy-D-xylulose-5-phosphate synthase: MDKNKFSLLNSIKYPEDLRRLSIDQLPQVCKELREDIIDEVAVNPGHFASSLGVVEITVALHYIYNTPYDRIVWDVGHQAYGHKILTGRRDNFCTNRKLHGIRPFPTPLESEYDTFACGHASNSISAALGMAVAARENGDTDRHVVAVIGDGAMSGGLAFEGLNNVSSTPNDMLIILNDNDMSIDRAVGGMEKYLLNLDTNETYNRLRFKASQWLHSKGYLNEDRKKGILRLNNALKSALSHQQNIFEGMNIRYFGPFDGHDVKEVARVLKQLKNMKGPKLLHLHTTKGKGYEPAEKSATIWHAPGKFDPETGERIIADTSNQPPKYQDVFGETLLELAQKNPKIVGVTPAMPTGCSMNIMMKAMPNRTFDVGIAEGHAVTFSGGMAKDGLIPFCNIYSSFAQRAYDNIIHDMALLNLPVIMCLDRAGLVGEDGPTHHGAFDMAALRPIPHLTIASPMNEHELRNLMYSAQLPGHGSYVIRYPRGKGVLVDWRNPMEEIKTGTGRKQKDGTDVAVLTIGPIGNDAAQAIAEVEAETGMSIAHYDMRFLKPLDEDILKEVGEKFSRIITIEDGVRMGGMGSAVLEWMNDHDYQPKMTRMGLPDEFVEHGTVAQLREIVHLDKESIKEAIKK, encoded by the coding sequence ATGGACAAGAACAAGTTTAGTCTATTAAATAGTATAAAATACCCGGAAGATTTGAGACGGCTGAGCATTGACCAGCTGCCACAAGTCTGCAAAGAGTTAAGAGAAGACATTATCGACGAGGTTGCCGTCAACCCCGGTCATTTTGCCTCCTCTCTTGGCGTGGTGGAAATAACCGTAGCCCTACATTATATCTACAACACCCCATACGACCGTATTGTATGGGATGTGGGACACCAGGCCTACGGACATAAGATATTAACAGGACGCCGCGACAACTTCTGCACCAACCGCAAGTTGCACGGCATCCGTCCATTCCCTACACCTTTAGAAAGCGAATATGATACCTTCGCCTGCGGACATGCGAGCAATTCCATCTCCGCAGCACTCGGTATGGCCGTTGCCGCACGCGAAAACGGAGATACCGACAGGCACGTGGTAGCCGTCATTGGCGATGGAGCCATGAGCGGCGGACTGGCTTTCGAGGGACTGAACAACGTATCAAGTACACCTAACGACATGCTCATCATCCTGAACGACAACGATATGAGCATCGACCGGGCTGTGGGCGGTATGGAGAAATATCTCCTGAACCTCGATACCAACGAGACCTACAACCGCCTCCGTTTCAAGGCATCGCAGTGGCTGCACTCCAAAGGCTATCTCAACGAAGACCGCAAGAAGGGCATCCTGCGCCTGAACAATGCACTGAAGTCGGCACTGAGTCATCAGCAGAACATCTTCGAGGGTATGAATATCCGCTACTTCGGACCTTTCGATGGTCATGACGTGAAGGAAGTGGCGAGAGTGCTCAAACAGCTTAAGAACATGAAGGGTCCTAAGCTGCTGCATCTGCATACCACCAAGGGAAAGGGTTACGAACCAGCCGAGAAGAGTGCTACCATCTGGCACGCGCCAGGCAAATTCGATCCGGAAACGGGTGAGAGAATCATTGCCGATACCAGCAACCAGCCTCCTAAATATCAGGATGTTTTCGGTGAGACGCTGCTGGAACTGGCTCAGAAGAACCCGAAGATTGTAGGTGTGACGCCAGCCATGCCTACAGGATGCTCCATGAACATCATGATGAAGGCGATGCCAAACCGTACCTTCGATGTAGGTATCGCCGAGGGGCATGCCGTCACCTTCTCTGGAGGTATGGCGAAAGACGGACTCATCCCATTCTGCAATATCTACAGTTCGTTTGCACAGCGTGCCTACGATAACATCATCCACGACATGGCACTGCTCAACCTGCCGGTTATCATGTGTCTGGACCGTGCCGGACTGGTAGGTGAAGACGGACCAACCCATCATGGTGCCTTCGACATGGCGGCTCTCCGTCCGATTCCGCATCTCACCATCGCATCTCCGATGAACGAACATGAGTTGCGCAACCTGATGTATTCAGCCCAGTTGCCAGGTCATGGCAGCTATGTTATCCGTTATCCGAGAGGCAAGGGTGTGCTCGTAGACTGGCGCAACCCGATGGAGGAAATCAAGACCGGTACCGGCAGAAAGCAGAAAGACGGCACCGATGTGGCCGTTCTCACCATCGGTCCTATCGGAAACGATGCCGCTCAAGCTATCGCTGAGGTAGAAGCCGAAACCGGAATGAGCATCGCCCACTACGATATGCGATTCCTCAAGCCACTCGATGAAGACATTCTGAAAGAGGTGGGCGAAAAGTTCAGCCGCATCATCACCATCGAAGACGGCGTTCGTATGGGCGGTATGGGCTCAGCCGTACTGGAATGGATGAACGACCATGACTATCAGCCAAAGATGACCCGAATGGGATTGCCAGATGAGTTTGTGGAACACGGAACCGTGGCACAGCTCAGGGAAATCGTGCATCTCGATAAAGAATCAATCAAAGAAGCAATTAAGAAATGA
- a CDS encoding C1 family peptidase — protein MRKNVLLLGAMMMASMSLMAQTKGGGISQSALQQMEKNQQAGVANKALFNAIANNSIDDLVKNHANEVPVDTHFSIETPSQSIHNQKSSGRCWMFSGFNVLRSNFAINDKQGRVVEYSQDYLFFYDQLEKANLMLQGVIDLGKKSIEDPQVQFFFKNPLNDGGTFCGVADLASKYGLVPMSAQPETYSSNNTSKMSRLVSSKLREYGLELRKMVAQGKKSAAIQARKNEMLGQVYHMLSLTLGEPVKEFTYAFRDKDGKQIGEAKKYTPKSFYEETVGKDLNGTFLMVMNDPRRPYHKTYEVEYDRHTYDGHNWKYLNLPMEEIAQLAIASLKDGHKMYSSYDVGKQLDRKRGYLALDNFDYGSLFNTSFPMNKADRIATFDSGSTHAMTLTAVDLDANGKPVKWKVENSWGADNGFAGCFIMTNDWFNEYMFRLVVDKKYASEQLLKEFDQKPTMLTPDDPLFQLED, from the coding sequence ATGAGAAAAAATGTATTACTTTTGGGAGCCATGATGATGGCTTCCATGTCTCTGATGGCGCAGACCAAGGGTGGCGGCATCAGTCAGTCTGCTCTCCAGCAGATGGAGAAAAACCAGCAGGCAGGTGTAGCCAACAAGGCACTCTTCAATGCTATTGCCAACAACAGCATTGATGACCTTGTGAAGAATCATGCCAACGAGGTCCCGGTGGATACTCATTTCAGCATCGAGACTCCTTCGCAGAGCATTCACAACCAGAAGAGTTCGGGCCGCTGCTGGATGTTCAGCGGTTTCAATGTGCTCCGTTCCAACTTTGCTATCAACGACAAGCAGGGTAGAGTGGTGGAGTATTCTCAGGATTATCTCTTCTTCTATGACCAGCTGGAGAAGGCTAACCTGATGCTTCAGGGTGTTATCGACCTTGGCAAGAAGAGCATCGAGGATCCTCAGGTGCAGTTCTTCTTCAAGAATCCGCTCAATGATGGTGGTACTTTCTGTGGTGTTGCCGATTTGGCAAGCAAGTATGGTCTTGTACCTATGAGTGCCCAGCCTGAGACTTACTCAAGCAACAATACTTCCAAGATGAGCCGTCTCGTAAGCAGCAAGCTCCGCGAGTATGGTCTGGAACTCCGCAAGATGGTGGCTCAGGGTAAGAAGTCGGCAGCTATCCAGGCTCGCAAGAACGAGATGCTCGGTCAGGTTTATCACATGCTGAGTCTTACTCTCGGTGAACCGGTAAAGGAATTTACCTATGCTTTCCGCGACAAGGATGGCAAGCAGATTGGCGAGGCGAAGAAGTATACTCCTAAGAGTTTCTATGAGGAAACCGTAGGCAAGGACCTGAACGGTACCTTCCTGATGGTGATGAACGATCCACGCCGTCCTTACCACAAGACATACGAGGTAGAGTACGACCGTCATACTTATGATGGTCATAACTGGAAGTATCTGAACCTGCCTATGGAGGAGATTGCCCAGCTCGCCATCGCCTCTCTGAAGGACGGGCATAAGATGTATTCAAGCTATGATGTGGGCAAGCAACTTGATAGAAAGCGCGGCTATCTGGCACTCGACAACTTCGACTATGGAAGCCTCTTCAATACCTCATTCCCAATGAACAAGGCTGACCGTATCGCTACTTTCGATAGCGGTTCTACTCATGCCATGACGCTGACAGCTGTAGATCTCGATGCCAATGGCAAGCCTGTAAAGTGGAAGGTGGAGAACAGTTGGGGTGCCGACAATGGTTTTGCCGGTTGCTTCATCATGACCAACGATTGGTTCAACGAGTACATGTTCCGCCTGGTGGTTGACAAGAAGTATGCTTCTGAGCAGCTCTTGAAGGAATTCGACCAGAAGCCAACCATGCTGACTCCAGATGATCCTCTGTTCCAGTTGGAAGACTAA
- a CDS encoding L-cysteine desulfidase family protein, with amino-acid sequence MLEKSKRERIIALVNKEVVPAIGCTEPMAVALCTAKAATTLGKRPERIEVLLSPNMLKNAMGVGIPGTGMIGLPIAVSLGALIGKPDYQLEVLKDLTPDSLEQGKQYIKDADINIKLKQGDVDKLYIEIICHAGEDQATAIISGSHTHFVYVERNGEVVLDKRGGTVDDEADDDIQLNFPMVYEFATTAPLDEISFILKTRDYNMKAAELSIKGNYGHCLGKTMDRPLSHGIFGDNIFSHIISRTASACDARMGGAMIPVMSNSGSGNQGICATNPVVVYALENENTEEEMIRALMLSHLTAIYIKQSLGKLSALCGCVVASTGSSCGITYLMGGDYTRICNSVKNMIANLTGMICDGAKPSCALKISSGVSTALLSALLSMEGKCVTSAEGIVDDDVDKCIHNLTSIGADAMRATDDMVLDIMTHK; translated from the coding sequence ATGTTAGAGAAAAGTAAGCGTGAGCGCATTATTGCGCTCGTTAATAAAGAGGTGGTTCCTGCCATCGGCTGTACCGAACCGATGGCTGTGGCACTATGTACAGCCAAGGCTGCTACTACATTGGGCAAGCGCCCTGAACGTATTGAAGTTCTTCTGAGTCCTAATATGCTCAAGAATGCTATGGGTGTCGGCATTCCTGGTACGGGTATGATCGGCTTGCCTATCGCCGTATCGCTGGGGGCGCTCATCGGAAAGCCTGACTATCAGCTGGAAGTGTTGAAAGACCTCACTCCCGACAGTCTGGAGCAAGGCAAACAATATATCAAGGATGCGGATATCAACATCAAACTGAAGCAGGGTGATGTGGATAAACTCTATATCGAAATCATCTGTCATGCCGGTGAAGACCAGGCTACGGCAATTATCTCCGGTTCTCATACCCATTTTGTGTATGTTGAGCGTAATGGTGAGGTGGTGCTCGATAAGCGTGGCGGTACTGTGGACGATGAGGCTGATGACGACATCCAGCTCAATTTCCCGATGGTTTACGAGTTTGCAACAACAGCTCCGCTCGATGAGATTTCTTTCATTCTCAAGACCAGAGACTATAATATGAAGGCTGCCGAGTTGAGTATCAAAGGCAACTATGGTCACTGTTTGGGCAAGACGATGGACCGTCCGTTGAGTCATGGTATCTTCGGCGATAATATTTTCTCGCATATCATCTCCCGCACCGCTTCAGCCTGCGATGCCCGTATGGGTGGCGCCATGATTCCGGTGATGAGTAACAGCGGCAGCGGCAACCAGGGCATCTGTGCAACGAATCCTGTGGTGGTTTATGCGCTGGAGAACGAGAATACCGAGGAGGAAATGATCCGTGCCCTGATGCTCAGTCACTTGACGGCTATCTATATCAAGCAGAGCTTAGGCAAACTTTCAGCTCTTTGCGGTTGTGTGGTAGCCAGTACGGGCAGCAGTTGCGGCATCACCTATCTGATGGGTGGCGATTATACCCGCATCTGCAATTCTGTCAAGAATATGATAGCCAATCTCACCGGTATGATTTGTGACGGAGCGAAACCAAGTTGTGCCCTGAAGATTTCATCAGGTGTCAGCACCGCTCTTCTTTCTGCCCTCCTTTCTATGGAAGGCAAGTGTGTCACCTCTGCCGAGGGTATCGTAGATGATGATGTGGATAAGTGCATCCACAACCTCACGAGCATCGGTGCCGATGCGATGAGAGCTACTGATGATATGGTGCTTGATATCATGACACATAAATAA
- a CDS encoding ATP-binding protein has protein sequence MRRKVYDQLKKWKEEQNGESAVLINGARRVGKSYIVKEFARKEYKSYILLDFNKIGKNIKSLFETYLDDLDTFFMYLSSFTNTPLYPRKSVIIFDEVQLYPRARTAIKYLVEDGRYDYIETGSLVSIKKNVEDIMIPSEEEEILMYPMDFEEFLWALNNETLMPLIRMNLKKKHEMGQMMHRMTMDYFRQYLIVGGMPQAVAKFVETRDFNKVDRVKRQILTLYRNDIQKYASTYVFKVTQIFDTIPSQLQKHEKKFLLKTLTEGARMRDYETAFFWLSDAMIVNMAYNTTEPSIGLGMNTDDTTLKCYMADTGLLISHALPQFGITSSI, from the coding sequence ATGAGAAGAAAAGTATATGATCAACTCAAGAAATGGAAAGAAGAACAGAACGGAGAAAGTGCTGTTCTCATCAATGGTGCCCGTCGTGTAGGAAAGAGCTATATCGTAAAGGAATTCGCCCGAAAAGAATATAAAAGTTATATTTTACTTGATTTCAATAAGATAGGAAAGAACATAAAATCCTTGTTCGAAACCTATCTGGATGACTTGGATACATTCTTTATGTATTTAAGCAGTTTCACTAATACACCTCTATATCCAAGAAAATCAGTTATAATCTTTGATGAGGTGCAATTGTATCCTCGGGCTCGTACAGCTATCAAGTATCTGGTTGAAGATGGGCGTTACGATTATATAGAGACTGGTTCGCTTGTTTCTATCAAAAAAAACGTAGAGGATATCATGATTCCTTCTGAGGAGGAAGAAATATTGATGTATCCTATGGATTTTGAGGAGTTCTTGTGGGCATTGAACAATGAAACCCTGATGCCGCTTATACGAATGAACTTAAAGAAAAAGCATGAGATGGGACAAATGATGCATCGCATGACAATGGACTATTTCAGACAGTATCTCATAGTTGGAGGAATGCCACAAGCTGTAGCTAAATTTGTAGAAACCAGAGATTTCAATAAGGTGGATCGAGTGAAGCGCCAAATTCTTACCTTATATCGTAACGATATTCAAAAGTATGCTTCAACCTATGTATTTAAAGTTACTCAGATTTTTGATACAATTCCTTCTCAACTTCAAAAACATGAAAAGAAATTTCTGTTGAAGACACTCACAGAAGGGGCGAGAATGCGAGATTATGAAACGGCTTTCTTTTGGCTGTCAGATGCCATGATAGTCAATATGGCCTATAATACGACAGAGCCAAGTATCGGTCTTGGCATGAATACCGATGATACGACATTGAAATGCTATATGGCTGATACGGGCTTGCTCATCAGTCATGCTTTACCTCAGTTCGGGATAACGAGCTCTATCTAA
- a CDS encoding IS982 family transposase — protein sequence MEITKDKVTELFCIIDEFYKVFDAENAGKLLLGEDGVKRRRRKASLSDSEIMTILLYFHFGSFRNFKHYYLFFIRGTLKSYFPNAVSYNRFVELESRVFFPLMFFLNLRAFGRCTGITFVDSTMIPICHNLRRYANKVFKGIATNGKGTMGWCHGFKLHLACNDRGEIIAFVLTGANVSDKDPTVFDVLAKRLYGKLFADKGYISQKLFDSLFEEGIQLVTGLRVNMKNKLMPFYDKMMLRKRYIIETINDLLKNTAQIVHSRHRSVANFIINIISALGAYCFFDNKPKALTGYVIEDTKQLSLF from the coding sequence ATGGAGATTACCAAGGACAAAGTTACAGAATTATTTTGTATTATTGATGAATTTTACAAAGTTTTTGATGCTGAAAATGCAGGAAAATTGCTTTTGGGTGAAGATGGAGTAAAGCGCAGACGACGTAAAGCCTCTTTATCTGATAGTGAAATCATGACGATTTTGCTGTATTTCCATTTCGGCTCGTTCCGAAACTTCAAGCATTATTACCTATTTTTTATTAGAGGAACTTTGAAGTCATATTTTCCAAATGCGGTGTCTTATAACCGTTTTGTAGAACTTGAAAGTCGCGTATTCTTCCCTCTTATGTTCTTCCTGAATCTCCGTGCTTTTGGCAGATGTACAGGTATAACCTTTGTTGATTCAACCATGATACCAATATGCCACAATCTCAGGCGTTATGCCAACAAAGTGTTCAAAGGCATTGCCACAAACGGAAAGGGAACAATGGGATGGTGTCATGGGTTCAAGCTACATCTGGCTTGTAATGATAGAGGTGAGATAATTGCTTTTGTTCTCACTGGTGCAAACGTTAGCGACAAAGATCCAACGGTATTCGATGTGTTGGCTAAACGTCTGTATGGTAAGCTGTTTGCAGATAAAGGCTATATCTCGCAAAAACTTTTCGATTCGCTTTTTGAGGAAGGCATCCAGTTGGTAACAGGACTGAGAGTGAACATGAAGAACAAACTAATGCCGTTCTATGACAAGATGATGCTACGCAAAAGATACATCATTGAAACGATTAATGACCTGTTGAAAAATACGGCTCAGATAGTACATTCACGTCACAGGTCTGTTGCGAATTTCATCATAAATATTATTTCTGCATTAGGGGCATACTGTTTCTTTGACAACAAGCCCAAGGCACTTACTGGATACGTTATCGAAGATACGAAACAGCTTAGTCTTTTCTAA
- a CDS encoding DUF4143 domain-containing protein, giving the protein MEFNGGMIVENIVAQMLRSAGHKLYFFSKYSKENAQERMELDFLIAKDTITSKHNISPIEVKSTNRYTLTSLKKCIAKYGCYLATPYVLHTADLKVEEGITYLPLYMTGLL; this is encoded by the coding sequence CTGGAGTTCAATGGCGGAATGATAGTTGAGAATATAGTTGCTCAGATGTTACGTTCGGCAGGGCATAAGCTGTATTTCTTTTCCAAATATAGTAAGGAGAATGCCCAGGAAAGGATGGAACTGGATTTCCTGATAGCCAAAGATACAATAACGTCAAAGCATAATATTTCACCGATAGAAGTGAAGTCTACTAATAGATACACGCTCACTTCTCTCAAAAAGTGCATCGCTAAATATGGTTGCTATCTGGCAACCCCGTATGTTTTGCATACTGCTGATTTGAAAGTTGAGGAGGGGATTACTTATTTGCCATTGTATATGACAGGGTTATTATAA
- a CDS encoding diaminopimelate dehydrogenase — MKKFRAAVVGYGNIGKFTVEALEAAPDFEIAGIVRRQGAKDKPAELANYEVVDDITKLKDVDVAILATPTRSCPEYAEKIVALGINTVDSFDIHTSILDYRTKQMENCKKAGKVSVISAGWDPGSDSIVRVLMESLAPKGLTYTNFGPGMSMGHSVCVRGKKGVKEALSVTIPLGEGIHRRMVYVELEEGAKLEDVTAEIKADPYFAHDETHVFAVASVDDVKDMGHGVNLVRKGVSGKTQNQRFEFNMRINNPALTAQVLVNVARASFRLQPGCYTMPEIPVIDMLPGTREEIVATLV; from the coding sequence ATGAAGAAATTTAGAGCAGCCGTAGTAGGATACGGCAACATCGGTAAGTTTACTGTTGAGGCACTCGAAGCAGCTCCTGACTTTGAGATTGCAGGTATTGTACGTCGCCAGGGTGCCAAGGACAAACCAGCTGAGTTGGCAAACTATGAAGTAGTAGATGACATCACCAAGTTGAAGGATGTAGATGTTGCTATCCTCGCAACCCCTACCCGCTCTTGCCCTGAGTATGCAGAGAAAATCGTTGCTCTCGGTATCAACACCGTAGACAGCTTCGATATCCACACCAGCATCCTCGACTACCGTACTAAGCAGATGGAGAACTGCAAGAAGGCTGGCAAGGTAAGCGTTATCTCTGCTGGTTGGGACCCAGGTTCTGATTCTATCGTACGTGTTCTGATGGAGAGCCTTGCTCCTAAGGGTTTGACATATACCAACTTCGGTCCTGGTATGAGTATGGGGCACTCAGTTTGTGTTCGTGGCAAGAAGGGCGTAAAGGAAGCGCTCTCTGTAACCATCCCATTGGGTGAGGGTATCCACCGCCGTATGGTATACGTAGAGTTGGAAGAAGGTGCCAAGCTTGAGGATGTAACAGCCGAAATCAAGGCTGATCCATACTTCGCTCATGATGAGACCCACGTATTTGCCGTAGCATCTGTAGATGACGTAAAGGATATGGGTCATGGTGTGAACCTCGTTCGCAAGGGTGTATCTGGCAAGACCCAGAACCAGCGTTTCGAGTTCAACATGAGAATCAACAACCCAGCCCTCACCGCTCAGGTATTGGTTAACGTAGCTCGTGCTTCATTCCGTCTGCAGCCAGGTTGCTACACCATGCCAGAGATTCCTGTCATCGATATGTTGCCAGGAACCCGTGAGGAAATCGTTGCAACACTCGTATAA